One segment of Drosophila ananassae strain 14024-0371.13 chromosome 3R, ASM1763931v2, whole genome shotgun sequence DNA contains the following:
- the LOC6498172 gene encoding myosin heavy chain, muscle isoform X25, with protein sequence MPKPAPNLEDEDPTPYLFVSLEQRRIDQSKPYDSKKNCWVPDEKEGYLLGEIKATKGDIVSVGLPGGEVKDFKSEKVEKVNPPKFEKIEDMADMTVLNTPCVLHNLRQRYYAKLIYTYSGLFCVAINPYKRYPVYTNRCAKMYRGKRRNEVPPHIFAISDGAYVDMLTNHVNQSMLITGESGAGKTENTKKVIAYFATVGASTKKDESQKNKGSLEDQVVQTNPVLEAFGNAKTVRNDNSSRFGKFIRIHFGPTGKLAGADIETYLLEKARVISQQSLERSYHIFYQIMSGSVAGVKEYCLLSNNIYDYRIVSQGKTTIPSVNDGEEWVAVDQAFDILGFTKQEKEDVYRITAAVMHMGGMKFKQRGREEQAEQDGEEEGGRVSKLFGCDTAELYKNLLKPRIKVGNEFVTQGRNVQQVTNSIGALCKGVFDRLFKWLVKKCNETLDTQQKRQHFIGVLDIAGFEIFDYNGFEQLCINFTNEKLQQFFNHHMFVLEQEEYKREGIDWAFIDFGMDLLACIDLIEKPMGILSILEEESMFPKATDQTFSEKLTNTHLGKSAPFQKPKPPKPGQQAAHFAIGHYAGVVAYNITGWLEKNKDPLNDTVVDQFKKSQNKLLIEIFADHAGQSGGGEQAKGGRGKKGGGFATVSSAYKEQLNSLMTTLRSTQPHFVRCIIPNEMKQPGLVDAHLVMHQLTCNGVLEGIRICRKGFPNRMVYPDFKMRYKIMCPKQLQGVEKDKKATEIIIKFIDLPEDQYRLGNTKVFFRAGVLGQMEEFRDERLGKIMSWMQAWARGYLSRKGFKKLQEQRVALKVVQRNLRKYLQLRTWPWYKLWQKVKPLLNVSRIEDEIARLEEKAKKAEELHAAEVKVRKELEALNAKLLAEKTALLDSLSGEKGQLQDFQERNAKLTAQKNDLENQLRDIQERLTQEEDARNQLFQQKKKADQEISGLKKDIEDLELNVQKAEQDKATKDHQIRNLNDEIAHQDELINKLNKEKKMQGESNQKTGEELQAAEDKINHLNKVKAKLEQTLDELEDSLEREKKVRGDVEKSKRKVEGDLKLTQEAVADLERNKKELEQTIQRKDKELCSITAKLEDEQVVVGKHQRQIKELQARIEELEEEVEAERQARAKAEKQRADLARELEELGERLEEAGGATSAQIELNKKREAELSKLRRDLEEANIQHESTLANLRKKHNDAVAEMAEQVDQLNKLKAKAEKEKNEYYGQLNDLRAGVDHITNEKAAQEKIAKQLQHTLNEVQSKLDETNRTLNDFDASKKKLSIENSDLLRQLEEAESQVSQLSKIKISLTTQLEDTKRLADEESRERATLLGKFRNLEHDLDNLREQVEEEAEGKADLQRQLSKANAEAQVWRSKYESDGVARSEELEEAKRKLQARLAEAEETIESLNQKCIGLEKTKQRLSTEVEDLQLEVDRANAIANAAEKKQKAFDKIIGEWKLKVDDLAAELDASQKECRNYSTELFRLKGAYEEGQEQLEAVRRENKNLADEVKDLLDQIGEGGRNIHEIEKARKRLEAEKDELQAALEEAEAALEQEENKVLRAQLELSQVRQEIDRRIQEKEEEFENTRKNHQRALDSMQASLEAEAKGKAEALRMKKKLEADINELEIALDHANKANAEAQKNIKRYQQQLKDIQTALEEEQRARDDAREQLGISERRANALQNELEESRTLLEQADRGRRQAEQELADAHEQLNEVSAQNASISAAKRKLESELQTLHSDLDELLNEAKNSEEKAKKAMVDAARLADELRAEQDHAQTQEKLRKALEQQIKELQVRLDEAEANALKGGKKAIQKLEQRVRELENELDGEQRRHADAQKNLRKSERRIKELSFQSEEDRKNHERMQDLVDKLQQKIKTYKRQIEEAEEIAALNLAKFRKAQQELEEAEERADLAEQAISKFRAKGRAGSVGRGASPAPRATSVRPQFDGLAFPPRFDLAPENEF encoded by the exons ATGCCGAAGCCAGCTCCAAATCTTGAGGATGAGGATCCCACCCCATACCTGTTCGTGTCTTTGGAACAGAGACGTATCGATCAATCGAAACCCTATGACTCCAAGAAGAACTGTTGGGTCCCCGACGAGAAGGAGGGTTATCTCCTTGGTGAGATCAAGGCCACCAAGGGCGATATCGTCTCCGTCGGCTTGCCTGGTGGAGAG GTAAAAGATTTCAAATCCGAGAAGGTGGAAAAAGTGAATCCAccaaaattcgaaaaaattgAAGATATGGCCGACATGACCGTGTTGAACACTCCCTGTGTGTTGCACAATCTGCGTCAGCGTTACTATGCTAAGCTCATCTAT ACCTACTCTGGTCTTTTCTGCGTTGCCATCAATCCTTACAAGCGCTACCCCGTATATACCAACCGTTGCGCTAAGATGTACCGTGGCAAGCGCCGTAATGAGGTGCCACCCCATATTTTCGCCATCTCTGACGGTGCCTACGTCGACATGTTGACCAACCACGTGAATCAATCTATGTTGATCACCGGTGAGTCTGGTGCCGGAAAGACTGAGAACACCAAGAAGGTCATTGCGTACTTCGCCACTGTTGGCGCTTCCACCAAGAAGGATGAATCGCAGAAGAACAAGGGTTCCCTGGAAGATCAGGTTGTGCAGACTAACCCTGTGCTTGAGGCTTTCGGTAACGCCAAGACCGTGCGTAACGATAACTCCTCTCGTTTC GGTAAATTCATCCGTATCCACTTCGGACCTACTGGTAAACTGGCTGGTGCTGATATTGAGACCT ATCTGCTGGAGAAGGCCCGTGTCATCTCCCAGCAGTCCCTGGAGCGTTCCTACCACATCTTCTACCAGATCATGTCTGGCTCCGTTGCCGGTGTTAAAG agTACTGTCTACTTTCGAACAACATTTACGATTATCGCATTGTCTCACAAGGCAAAACGACCATACCGAGCGTCAACGATGGCGAGGAATGGGTCGCCGTGGAT CAAGCCTTCGACATTCTGGGCTTCACCAAGCAGGAGAAGGAGGATGTGTACAGGATCACCGCCGCTGTCATGCACATGGGTGGCATGAAGTTCAAGCAACGTGGTCGCGAGGAGCAGGCTGAGCAGGACGGTGAGGAGGAGGGTGGCCGTGTGTCTAAGCTGTTCGGCTGCGACACCGCTGAGCTGTACAAGAACTTGCTCAAGCCCCGCATCAAGGTCGGTAACGAGTTCGTCACCCAGGGCCGTAACGTCCAGCAGGTCACCAACTCGATCGGTGCCCTCTGCAAGGGTGTCTTCGATCGTCTGTTCAAGTGGCTGGTCAAGAAGTGTAACGAGACTCTGGATACCCAGCAGAAGCGTCAGCACTTCATTGGTGTACTGGATATTGCTGGTTTTGAAATCTTCGAC TACAACGGTTTCGAGCAACTGTGTATTAACTTCACCAACGAGAAGTTGCAACAATTCTTCAACCATCACATGTTCGTTTTGGAGCAAGAAGAATACAAGAGGGAAGGTATCGATTGGGCCTTCATCGATTTCGGTATGGACTTGTTGGCCTGTATCGATCTGATTGAAAAG CCTATGGGTATCCTGTCCATCCTTGAAGAAGAGTCTATGTTCCCCAAGGCCACCGATCAGACCTTCTCGGAGAAGCTGACCAACACCCATTTGGGCAAGTCGGCTCCATTCCAGAAGCCCAAGCCCCCAAAGCCCGGCCAGCAGGCTGCCCACTTTGCCATCGGCCATTATGCTGGTGTTGTCGCTTACAACATCACCGGTTGGTTGGAGAAGAACAAGGATCCTCTGAACGACACTGTTGTCGACCAGTTCAAGAAGTCTCAGAACAAGCTGCTGATCGAAATCTTCGCCGATCACGCCGGACAGTCGGGCGGCGGTGAACAGGCCAAGGGAGGTCGTGGCAAGAAGGGTGGTGGCTTCGCCACTGTGTCCTCTGCCTACAAGGAGCAGTTGAACAGCTTGATGACCACTCTGCGCTCCACTCAGCCTCACTTCGTCCGTTGCATCATTCCCAACGAGATGAAGCAGCCTGGACTTGTTGATGCCCACTTGGTTATGCACCAGCTGACCTGTAACGGTGTGCTTGAAGGTATCCGTATTTGCCGTAAGGGCTTCCCCAACAGGATGGTCTACCCTGACTTCAAGATGCG CTACAAGATCATGTGCCCCAAGCAATTGCAGGGCGTTGAGAAAGACAAAAAGGCCACTGAAATAATCATTAAGTTTATCGATTTGCCCGAAGATCAGTACCGTTTGGGTAACACAAAG GTGTTCTTCCGTGCCGGTGTCCTGGGTCAGATGGAGGAGTTCCGTGATGAGCGTCTGGGCAAGATCATGTCCTGGATGCAGGCCTGGGCTCGTGGTTACCTGTCCCGCAAGGGCTTCAAGAAGCTCCAGGAACAGCGCGTCGCCCTCAAGGTTGTCCAGCGCAATCTGCGCAAGTACCTGCAGCTCCGCACCTGGCCATGGTACAAACTGTGGCAGAAGGTCAAGCCCCTCCTCAACGTCAGCCGTATCGAGGATGAGATTGCC CGTCTGGAGGAGAAGGCCAAGAAGGCTGAGGAACTGCATGCCGCTGAAGTGAAAGTACGCAAGGAGCTGGAGGCCCTCAACGCCAAGCTGTTGGCTGAGAAGACCGCCCTGCTGGACTCTCTGTCCGGTGAGAAGGGCCAGCTGCAGGACTTCCAGGAGCGCAACGCCAAGTTGACCGCCCAGAAGAACGACCTCGAGAACCAGCTGCGC GACATCCAAGAGCGCCTGACTCAGGAGGAAGATGCCCGCAACCAGCTGTTCCAGCAGAAGAAGAAGGCCGACCAGGAGATCTCTGGCCTGAAGAAGGACATCGAGGATCTGGAGCTGAATGTCCAGAAGGCCGAGCAGGACAAGGCCACCAAGGATCACCAGATCCGCAACTTGAACGACGAGATCGCCCACCAGGATGAGCTCATCAACAAGCTGAACAAGGAGAAGAAGATGCAGGGCGAGTCCAACCAGAAGACTGGTGAGGAACTGCAGGCCGCCGAGGACAAGATCAACCACTTGAACAAGGTTAAGGCCAAGCTCGAGCAGACCCTCGACGAGCTCGAGGATTCTCTGGAGCGTGAGAAGAAGGTGCGCGGTGATGTTGAGAAGTCCAAGCGCAAGGTTGAGGGAGACCTCAAGCTCACCCAGGAGGCTGTTGCCGATCTGGAGCGCAACAAGAAGGAATTGGAGCAGACCATCCAGCGCAAGGACAAGGAACTGTGCTCCATCACCGCCAAGCTCGAGGATGAGCAGGTTGTGGTTGGCAAGCACCAGCGCCAGATCAAGGAACTGCAGGCCCGCATCGAGGAGCTCGAGGAGGAGGTTGAGGCTGAGCGCCAGGCCCGCGCCAAGGCTGAGAAGCAGCGCGCCGATCTGGCCCGTGAGCTTGAGGAATTGGGCGAGCGTCTGGAGGAGGCTGGCGGTGCCACCTCTGCCCAGATTGAGCTCAACAAGAAGCGTGAGGCTGAGCTCAGCAAGCTCCGTCGCGATCTTGAGGAGGCCAACATCCAGCACGAGTCCACCCTGGCTAACCTGCGCAAGAAGCACAACGATGCCGTCGCCGAGATGGCCGAGCAGGTTGATCAGCTCAACAAGCTGAAGGCTAA GGCTGAGAAGGAGAAGAACGAGTACTACGGCCAGTTGAACGATCTGCGTGCCGGTGTCGACCACATTACCAACGAGAAG gCTGCCCAGGAGAAGATCGCCAAGCAGCTGCAGCACACCCTCAACGAAGTCCAGTCCAAATTGGATGAGACCAACAGGACTCTGAACGACTTCGATgccagcaagaagaagctgtCCATTGAGAACTCCGATCTGCTCCgccagctggaggaggccgAGTCCCAGGTGTCTCAGCTGTCCAAGATCAAGATCTCCCTGACCACCCAGCTTGAGGATACCAAGCGTCTGGCCGATGAGGAGTCCCGCGAGCGTGCTACCCTTCTGGGCAAGTTCCGCAACTTGGAGCACGACCTGGACAACCTGCGCGAACAGGTTGAGGAGGAGGCTGAGGGCAAGGCCGATCTGCAGCGCCAGCTGAGCAAGGCCAACGCTGAGGCCCAGGTCTGGCGTAGCAAGTACGAGTCCGATGGTGTTGCCCGCTCtgaggagctggaggaggccaAGAGGAAGCTGCAGGCCCGTCTCGCCGAGGCTGAGGAGACCATTGAGTCCCTTAACCAGAAGTGCATTGGCCTGGAGAAGACCAAGCAGCGCCTGTCCACCGAAGTGGAGGATCTCCAGCTGGAGGTCGACCGTGCCAACGCCATTGCCAACGCTGCCGAGAAGAAGCAGAAGGCCTTCGACAAGATCATCGGCGAATGGAAACTGAAGGTTGATGATCTGGCCGCTGAGCTTGATGCCTCCCAGAAGGAGTGCCGCAACTACTCCACCGAACTGTTCCGTCTGAAGGGTGCCTACGAGGAGGGCCAGGAGCAGCTGGAGGCTGTGCGTCGTGAGAACAAGAACTTGGCTGATGAGGTCAAGGATCTGCTCGACCAGATCGGTGAGGGTGGCCGCAACATCCATGAGATCGAGAAGGCCCGCAAGCGCCTGGAGGCTGAGAAGGACGAGCTCCAAGCCGCCCTTGAGGAGGCTGAGGCTGCTCTTGAGCAGGAGGAGAACAAGGTGCTGCGCGCCCAGCTGGAGCTGTCCCAGGTCCGCCAGGAAATCGATCGCCGCATccaggagaaggaggaggagttcGAGAACACCCGCAAGAACCACCAGCGCGCCCTCGACTCCATGCAGGCTTCCCTTGAGGCTGAGGCCAAGGGCAAGGCTGAGGCCCTGCGCATGAAGAAGAAGCTGGAGGCTGACATCAACGAGCTGGAGATTGCTCTGGATCATGCCAACAAG GCTAACGCCGAGGCCCAGAAGAACATCAAGCGTTACCAGCAACAGCTTAAGGACATCCAGACCGCTCTCGAGGAGGAGCAGCGCGCCCGCGACGATGCCCGCGAACAGCTGGGTATCTCCGAGCGTCGTGCCAACGCTCTCCAGAACGAACTGGAGGAGTCGCGCACTCTGCTGGAGCAGGCCGACCGTGGCCGTCGCCAGGCCGAACAGGAGCTGGCCGATGCCCACGAGCAGTTGAACGAGGTTTCCGCCCAGAACGCCTCCATCTCCGCTGCCAAGAGGAAGCTGGAGTCTGAGCTGCAGACCCTGCACTCCGACCTGGACGAACTCTTGAACGAGGCCAAGAACTCCGAGGAGAAGGCCAAGAAGGCTATGGTTGATGCCGCCCGCCTGGCTGATGAGCTCCGCGCTGAGCAGGATCATGCCCAGACCCAGGAGAAATTGAGGAAGGCTTTGGAGCAGCAGATCAAGGAGCTCCAGGTCCGTCTCGATGAAGCCGAGGCCAACGCCCTTAAGGGTGGCAAGAAGGCTATCCAGAAGTTGGAGCAGCGCGTCCGCGAGCTCGAGAACGAGCTGGATGGTGAGCAGAGGCGACATGCCGATGCCCAGAAGAACTTGCGCAAGTCTGAGCGCCGCATCAAGGAGCTGAGCTTCCAGTCTGAGGAGGACCGCAAGAACCACGAACGCATGCAGGATCTGGTCGATAAGCTGCAACAGAAGATCAAGACATACAAGAGGCAGATCGAGGAGGCTGAGGAAATCGCCGCCCTCAACTTGGCCAAATTCCGCAAGGCTCagcaggagctggaggaggccgAGGAGCGTGCCGATCTGGCCGAGCAGGCCATCAGCAAATTCCGCGCCAAGGGACGTGCCGGTTCTGTCGGTCGTGGTGCCAGCCCAGCG CCCCGTGCGACGTCCGTCAGGCCACAATTCGACGGATTGGCCTTCCCACCAAGATTCGACCTTGCTCCTGAAAACGAATTCTAA